In the genome of Bradyrhizobium sp. CB3481, the window CTTCGATCACCTCTACGCTGGAGAACTTGGCCCCGGCGGCGATTGATCCCCAGAAACCCCGTTGAAGGCACATGCCTTTCTCCACGACAAAGTGGATCAGATCATGGGGCGGCGAGAACTTTCGGTCAGGCGCCCGCACACGCAAGCTCACGCCGTCATCACGAACAGCAACGATGGTTGGCCGGTCAATGGTCTTCTCTATGTTTACGTGCATGCTAAGAACGGTACTCGCAATGAGCGATCTCCGCAACGTCCGCCTCTGGCCCCTTAGCCGAAGATCGCATTGGCCGCCGACCCGTCGGCTCGTGGGGTAGATAGGACGTAGCTCAGCGCGGCCTTCAACGCCGGCTTTTGGACCCACAGCAGACGGGCAGTTGCAATGCTTGATGTCTCCTTTCGTTCTTACTGCGGAAATTGGCCTCAGCGGCAGCCGCGCGGGGTTGTCGAACTGCTCAGTCCGACTGGGATAATGCCGGCGCTAATTGCGAACCGCATATAAGGGCGTTCTGACCGTCAACTGATAAGCGGGCTTTGGCGTCCACATGATTTCCGCAGTGACGCCAAACAAGCGATTGTCGTTATCGTCCATATGATCGAGATCGAACCGGACAATCGGTTGCGTGAAGGGCTGAATCGACCCGAGGTTCAGTAGCTGCGCGCCTTCGAATGATTGCACGCCCGCGCGGCCGGTAAATTTCCAATTGTCCGGCCATTGATAATAAGCGCCGATATAGGCGATCGTATTGGGTTTGATCTTGACGAATTTGTTGCCGACTTCTGTGACTGTGTACTGAAATCCGGCGAGGAAACCTCTGGTCTCATCGGAATTGAGAGCGTAGTCGAACTCGATGATGTTATTGAAAGAGGTCGTGCCCAGAGAATCATTGGGGATCGACTGTGTGAGGGTCGATTGCAGCGTTACTGTAGGAAGGGGACCGCCGTTCTGCTGATAAACATCCGCCTGGAAACCGATGTTCCAGCTTGTGATTTGAAAGGACGACCACCCGGCGCCACCGAACTCCGAGGAATTGCCGGAGACGCCGGCATATAGGGAGACGCTGTCGGTGACATCGACCGTTAGTGGGACATCCAGGTTGAGAGATTTCGCTGCTGGCAGGCTAGTCGGAAATGCCGCGCCATTCGATCTCGCCAGCAACAGCGCACTAAATGGCGTTGGACGTCCGAAGCCGAATGCAAGCGAACCCGCCGGAGCTTGCGCGTAGATCGTCCTCAGGTCGAGATAGATCGCCGGCACTGGCGCCTCAACAGTGGCTCCGTTGTCGTTTGCACTGAAGGCCATTCCAGCCTGGAAGATCAATATCGCCGATGATCCGGCCCTCAAGATCGATCTGAAAGCCGAAGACTTGGCGCTGCTGCATAGAGAGACGTCCAAGGCGCGACCCTCTCTAGAGACGATCATCATTCGATGGTGCCACGGTGCGATTGATCTCGACTTGTCCGCTCCTCGACCTCACCCGAAACTCTCGCGGGGTGCAGCCGGAGATCCGACGGAAGGCACGGGCAAAGTGGGCGGGATCGCCGTAGCCCGATGAGAACGCGATATCGATAATCTTGATTTCGGTATGGCCCAGAAGTCTTATCGCGTTGTTGAAGCGGGCCCGCTCGATCAGGCCGGCGTAGGTCATTCCAGCCAGCGAAAGTTTTCGCTGCAGACTTCTGACGCTGAGCCCAACCATCTCGGCCGCCTGCATGATCGAGAGTCCGCCCTCGTCGAGATAGGCGGGCAATGCAAGCTTGAGCACGCTGACGATGTCCGTTCCGATCGGCTGCGGCTCGTTCCTGGACGGCGTTTGCAGAATATCATTTGTCGGATTAGCGAGGCTTACGAGTTCCAACGGCACTTCGATCCACGAGGCCTTCTGACGCGACAGGAAGCGCGTATTCGGCCAGAACGACTGCACTTCGATGCCCGGTGCATAGTTTGCTTCAAACGCAATGACACGCGGTGACCAGTTCGCTCCAGCGAACTGACGGACGATGTGTATGGCGAACATGTTCTGCAGCCACTGGGATATCTCGAGGCGCGGAATACCGTCCGTTCCGATGAGCCTGCTGCAGATATTGATGTTCTCTCCGCACGGCTCCATCCACAGATGGAGGGTCGTGTCTTCAAGCGATGCCAACCGGCACGCGTGCTGCAGCGCGACCAAGAGAGTCGGTGCGTGGCGGACACGTGTCTGCGTGACTTCGCTCAAATGCTCGAATGACGTCAGTTGGGCTGCGCGAAAGGCGAGTTCCGACAAGCCCTGCTTGTCCTGCGCAGCCACCGCAAACTGGACGGCCGGCAGCAAGGGCACGAAGAGATGCGCTTTTTCTTCCAAGGAGGTTGGCAGCTGAAATTTCGCGAGCAGCGACGCCGTGGGGCCGCCGATGTTAGAGTGAAGATCGGCGAAAGGCATGAGAAACTGACAACGAGTTAGCGGAATAACGGTCATTATTACCTTGCCTGCAAATGAACCGCGCAGTGTTCCAGACTAACAGACCGTCAACGCTCTCGCCCTCGCTTGTGGTGCTGCACTGGTATGCGCGGCGACGACTAACTCTCTTCAAACTGTAATTGGCGCCTGATGGCCAGACTCGTCGCCGAAATGCCATTAGCCTCGGCGCATCGGTTTTTCCTTTAGGGAGCATGGGCTTCGCGCCTCATTTCAACCGATGAGAGCAGTCCGCTTGCCTTCGTCGCGGTTGATCCGCGCGGCAATTGTCGCGTCGCTGCGGCATGGTGACGCAACCCTCGATGGTACCGCCCGCGCACTCAAAGTCAGCTCGCGAACTTTGCAACGTCATCTCGCTGTCATGGGCACGAGTCATAGCGAGATGCTTGCAGAGCTTCGCTTAAACATTGCTTGCCGCCTCCTCGCGGAATCAGACAAGCGTCTGTCGGATATCGCCAAATCTCTCGCGTATACCAACGCAAGCAGCTTCAGCCGCACCTTCGCGCGTTTGATGAAAGTTCAACCCGTCATTTACAGACAACAGCAACGCGCCCGTAAGCATAGGATGGCATGCCAGGAGACTCGCGCGATTGATCGCTGATTATTCCCGATGATTGGCGCGAAATGGCAAGACGCGCGATCTGAATTGGCGCGAAATGTTAAGCGAAGAATATTCGAGACGAGGAAGATATTCGAGCGATTTCAAAGGCCATGTGCGCCGGTTCAAAAGAAAAAGCAGCCCAAAAAAGGAGATTAGCCGTGACTTTTCGTTCAGTTCTGATTGCCATTTGTGCCGCCGGCCTGGCAAGCTTCCCCCAATCGCTCCTTGCTCAATCGGCCGCCGAACCAAAGCCTCACGTTCCGCTCGAGAAATCCATTGGCCAGGCGAAGCCGGAAGTGGTGCCCTCCCTCTTTGTCCTCAATTCGCGCGGCGGGAGCCTGAAGGACGGCAAGCTTGTGCTGACGGGCGTTTCGCCCAATGCGATCGTGTTTGCGGATCGGCCCGTTCGCGCAGCCGGCCATGATCTCACGTCTCGCATCGTCGAGGATTGGGGCAGCGGCAGCGACAACTTCGCGAAGGACCCGCCAAACGCCACCGTGTCCGGATTCAAGAAAGACGGATCGTCGGTGGCCGACGCTGTGGTCGTGCTTAAATCGCCGAGGCTTGAAGGCGACAAGCTGACCTTCGACGTCGACGTGTTGGAAGGCGACCTCGCGGGCGCCGATGGACCGGCCTCGGTCTTTATCGACATCATCGGGCGGCCGTTCACGCCGCTGTCCTTTGCCGGGGTCGCCCGGCGGACGGCCTGGCGCGGCGCTTTCTATCGTGGTGCCGCCTATGCGGGAGCGGCGGCCGCCGTCGGAGCCGCGGCCTATCCGTACTACGCGCCCCGATGCGGATACTATCCCTATCCGCCCTGCTATTGAGCCGCGCGGACCAGACGGCATTGTAGCGGCCGCTACCGCTGCCACTGTTCTTGCAACCTGTCATTGATAAAAATCAAGGTGTCCTTGACGGGCTATGCCCGAGTCTGAAGTCGCCGCCGTCATTGAGAGTTTGTTTCAGGAAAGGAAATATAATGAACATCACCCGTCGATCGCTCGCCTTTGGTGGAATGGGGCTGCTGGCAGGAGCGGCCGCAACACGATCGGCCCTCGCCCAGGATTCGTTCCTTGGTATCGGTCAAGGTCTGGAGGATTTCTGGCTCGCGAGCGACGCCTACATCTTCGGCTATCCACTGGTGACGATGGAGATGACCCGACGGATTATCACCAACGTCGCCGAACCCGTTGGTACGCGCGGGCCGATGGGCCAGATGATCAAGCTGCGCCAGTATCCAGACGCCTCATTCAGGGACGTCACGGCGCCGAACGCAGACACCCTCTACACGACGTCGTTTTTCGACGTCGGAAAAGAACCTTGGGTCCTCAGCATACCCGACATGAAGGGCCGCTATTTCCTGATGCCGATGCTAGATGGCTGGACGACGGTGTTCCACGTGCCAGGTAAGCGCACCACCGGCACCGGCGCACAGACCTACGCCATCACCGGACCGGGCTGGAAGGGCACGCTGCCGGACGGCGTGAAGGAGTACAAGTCGGCCACCAACATCGTCTGGCTGCTCGGCCGCATCTATTGCACGGGCACGCCGGAGGATTACGCGGCCGTCCACAAGCTGCAGGACGAGTGCAAGCTCGTTCCGCTCAGCGCCTACGGCAAGCCGTACACGCCGCCTCCGGGCAAGGTCGATCCGTCGATCGATATGAAAACGGCGGTGCGCGAGCAGGTCAACCGCTTGGACGCGGTGTCGTATTTCAAGCTGCTCTGCGAGCTCATGAAAACAAATCCGCCGTACGCCGCAGATGCGCCTCAGCTTGCCAAGTTCGCGCGCATTGGCATCGTTCCTGGACAGGATTTTGACGAAAGCAAGCTTAAGGCGGACTTCCTCAAGCGCCTGCCGGAGACGTCCTTCGACAGGATCATGCTCCAGTTCAAGATCAACAAGGCCATCCACGACGAGAACGGCTTTGCCTTCACGACGAAAACCGGCATCTACGGCACCGACTATCTGATGCGGGCTCTGGTTACCGCGATCGGCCTCGGCGCCAACCGTCCGCAGGATGCGGTCTATCCGACTTCGCAGAAGGATGCGGAGGGCCACAAGTACAATGGCGCGAACAAGTATGTGATGCGGTTTCCCAAGGGCCACCTGCCTCCCGCCGAAGGATTCTGGTCGCTCACCATGTACGACAGCGGCTACTTCTTTGTGAACAATCCGCTCAACCGATACTCGATAAGCGCGCGTGAGAGCCTGAAGGAAAATCCGGACGGCTCGACCGATCTCTACATTCAGAAGGACTCGCCGGGTAAAGACAAGGAATCCAACTGGCTTCCGGCCCCTCCCGGCGATTTTATCCTCATGCTGCGCATGTACTGGCCGCAGGAGACAGACCCGTCGATCATCAACGGCACGTGGACGGTTCCTGCCGCCAAGAAGGTCGGTTGATAATTTGCCTTCATGCCGGCCCTTGGATCTGGGCCGGCATGAAGGCTGACGATGCGGCTGGCCGAAGACTTAAACCACCTTCGCTCCTGCCGCCCTGGCGAGGGCACATGGAAGCCGCCATGGACCGCAGCCATTGGAAACTCTGCCCCGAGTGACCGCGATGCTTATTATCCTGACGCTCTATGTTGTCGTGGTGTGGCTCGTCTTCTCGAAACTCCAGCTGGCCAAATGGAGCTGGGGCACCGGGACCGTGGCGGTGCTGATCGGCGCGTTCATCCTCGCGGTATTCCTGGCGATGTTCAATTACCTAACTCCGTCGGGAAGCTTCATCGTGATTTCCCGCGTTCTGGAAGTCACGCCCAATGTCTCCGGCCAGGTGGTCGAGATACCAGTCAAGCCGAACGAACCGGTGAGGGCCGGGGCTGTCCTGTTCCGGATCGATCCAGCGCCGTTCCAGTACAAGGCCAGTCAGCTCGAGGCGTCGCTCGCTCAGGCACAACAACAGGTCAGGCAACTTGCGGCCAACTACGAGCAGGCAACTGCGAATGTCGAGGGGCTGGCCAAGCAACTCGCCTATCACACGCAGCGGCTTGCCGATTATCGCAAGCTCGTCGGTGAGCAGGCGCAAACCGAGTTTCGCGTACAAGACACGCAGGTTCAATACGAGACGGTAGAGTTCCAACTTCAGGCGGCCAAGGCCGCACAGTTGAACGCGCGGCTCGCCATGCAGTCGGAGATCGGTGGCGTTAATACGACCGTCGCTCAAATCCAGGCCCAGCTCGACAATGCCAAATGGGAGCTTGACCAGACGACCATCCGGGCCCCTTCCGACGGTACCGTTACGGTGATGGCCCTGACCGTCGGCGACCGCGCCCTGCAGGCGCGCTCAGTGATGTCGTTCATCGTCGCCAACGAAATCGCCATCGTAGGCATGTTCTCGCCGAACGGCTTCCGCACCATCAAGCCCGGCGCCCGGGTAAAGCTGGTGTTCGACGACGACCCCGGCCGTATTCACGAGGCGGCTATTGCGGAGATCCCGCAGGGTGTCGGGCAAGGCCAGATTGCCACCTCGGGGACATTGGCACGGGTGGGGTCGATTGGCGGCGTTAAAGCCTATCCCGCGGTAATTTCCATACCGAAGGACATCGACCGCAGCCAGCTCAGGCTCGGGATGCCCGGAACCGCCACCGTGTTTGCAGAGAACGCCGGCGTCATTGGCTTGCTCATGTCGATCCTGGTCTGGATCAGCTCTTATACGGCTTATCTTTAACAGTCTTCGTCGATGAACATGGTCGATGGGGGCCCATTTCCAATTTTCGGGCTGGTAATCTTCAACTGGCTAACCTCGGGTTTGAGCTGATGTTACCGGATACTCCATCGATTAGTCAGCTCTCCCTTGTTATTTCGCAGGCGGCCGCACCTGCGTTTCTTCTTGGTGCTCTGGCAGCCTTCATCGCTGTGCTGATCGCCCGCCTGAACAGGATCATTGATCGATCGATTTACCTGAACGGAATCCCCGACGAAGATTCGGTCAGGTGCCGGCTCAAGGCAGATTTGCCGCGTCTTGCCCGACGCGCCGCCATGATGAACCGCGCGATCTTCTGGTCCGTAGCGGCGAGCATCTCGATAAGCATCGTCATCGTCGTTGGGTTCGTGAGTGCGTTCTTTCACATTCAGCATGAGCGCGGCGTTGCTATCCTGTTCATTGTCGCCGTTGCAGCATTTACCGTGTCGTTGGTGGACTTTGCGCGGGAAGTCCGTATTGCACTGAGCGAGTTCGATCATTACGGCTAGGACTGCGTCTCGGCGGATGCCGAGCGCTGAGCTATTCCGGATCATTGGCGTGAAATGGCAAGACTCCTCCCTCCGAACTGGCCGAAAATGCTAGGAGTGCGTGCCGAATTGGTTGCCACGCTCCTTGAGGAGCCGCCGCTTGTCGCCAACTGATCGCAATTTGCGTCGCCGATCACGCCGGCATAACCGTTTCGCGACACGCTCAAAAATGCTGGAGGGGGTTATGTGGATCGTTGATGGTAGGAGACAGGGACAGTCCAGCAGACAGGGGACAACAAAATCCGGAGCTCGCCTGACATTCAGACCCTCGGTCATTGCCATGGTGATGGTGATGGCATCATCGTCGACTGCGGCCGTCCATGCCGACGAAGGCGGCGTTTCATATTGGCTTCCCGGCCGCTTCAGTAGCCTTGCGGCGACCCCTCAGGTCCCCGGTTGGTCGATGGCGGAGGTTTACTATCACACAAGCGTAAGTGCCTTTGGCACCGCAGCGGCCGCTAGGGAAATCCACGTCGGCAGAATCCCCGCCACGGTCAATGTCGACCTGAACTTGCGTTTGAATGCGCAGGCGGATCTCGTGTTTCTCAACCCGACTTACACATTCGCGACGCCAGTCCTGGGCGGCCAACTCGCCATCGGCGTGATCGGACTGTTCGGGCGATCGAGTGCAGATCTTGCCGGTACGCTGACAGCGGCCGTCGGCCCGCTGGCGGTAACGCGCACAGGTAGTTTTGGGGATTCGATCACCTCAATCGGTGATCTGTACCCGCAGGCGACGCTGAAGTGGAACGCTGGCGTGCACAATTTCATGACCTACGTCACGGGAGACATTCCCGTTGGGGCGTACAGCCCGACCCGCCTCGCCAATCTCGGCATCGGTCACGCCGCGATCGACGCCGGCGGCGGGTACACCTACTTCAATCCGCAAACAGGGCATGAGTTTTCGGCAGTCGCTGGTTTCACCTACAATTTCAAGAATCAGGATACGCAATACCAGAACGGCATCGACTTCCATATCGACTGGGGTGCCTCCCAGTTTCTATCCAAGCAGACTTTCGTTGGCCTTGTGGGTTATGCCTATCAGCAGGTCAGCGATGACTCTGGCCAACATCCTGCCCTAGGCGGCTTCCGGTCGCGGGTGCTCGGCATCGGTCCTCAGGTTGGCTTCCTATTTCCCGTTGGCGACATGCAGGGTTACTTGAATCTGAAAGCGTATGGTGAGTTTGCCGCCGAGAACCGCCCCGCCGGTTGGAACACCTGGCTGACGTTCTCGCTCTCTCCCATGGCGCCCGCCAGGACGGTGCCGGCAACGCGGCGACTAACTACGAAATAGCCACGCGTCACTTTGCGCGTGGTCCAACGTGTATTAGCGAGAATTGGGGACGGTCGTTAGCCGAATAAACTTGGCGTGCCGACGAGGAAACGTCCGCTTCCAGGACTGGAACAGACGTGGCAAGGCAAGGCCCCCATTTTCGGCTTTTGGCCCTTTTGCGACCTCAGGAGATATCCGCTTTTCCGCTGCTGTTGGAAGTTGAGCGGACATCAGGCGGCCAGCCGCTAGTATACGGCCTAGAACTCGACGCACAGGACTGGATTATGGTCTCGCTGCGCGCCGCGCCCCTCACCCGGATTGCACGGGACGATGCTTCGCACCGGCCGGCGCAATTTGCCAGGCGCAATCCGTCCTCTCCGCGCCGGTCGGACTATCGCATATGACCTGCCGTGTATCTGCGCAGACGCATCCACACGTCATGCCCGGGCTTGTCCCGGCCATCCACGACCTTTCCAGCACCACAAAGAACGTGGATGCCCGGGACAAGCCCGGGCATGACGAGTTTGTGGCGGCCAGGGGATGAAAGCAATCTGCATATGCGATTGGGCCTATCCTCTCGGGCACCGCTCTGGCGATCAACTCTGAACGCTTTCCAGCGGTGAAGAACTGGTTCGGCGCGATGCGCACGCACCCTGTGTTTGTCGCCGATGCAAAACGCACCGCTGCGTTCCTGAAGGACCTCAGGCATCTGACGCACGAGCGCAGGCGGCTGTTCTGGAGCGGAGACCGGCTGGAATGGCTGATCTCGCGCGGATTTTTACGGGTGGCTCGTGGGTGAAATCGATGCCGGCCGCGCGGTGTTTCCTGGGTAGGTCGGCAGCTTCGTTCCATTCAATTTTAGACAATCACGCTATCGAGAATTCAACTTCCGCAGGTATCACGGCGGCATGACGGTCGCCCTTCGCCAGCAGTTGCGCCAACAGGCGTTTCCGAATGTTTCATTCGGGCCATTCCGCTTTTTCGAGGCGATGCCTTGGCTGGTGCTGGCCGCGTCGATGCGTGTGATCGCGTTCAACAATCCCTTGATCGCCATCCCTGCCATCATCTTTGCCAGTATCGCCGTGCTGCATGCCTTTCTCGTGGTGACGCAGCGCTCGATCGAGCTGGCGCAGGGCCAGACCAGCCTCGGCGCCCTCACCTTCACCGAGCAATCGCGTTTGACGCGCGCGATCCTGTGGCGGATCGGCCTGTTGATGATCGGCGCGACGACGGCCATTGCGGCTGCCGGCTATACCTCCGTCGCGCCCCATCTGATGCAGGGGCTCGACGGTATGGCATTCGATCAGTTCGGCGACATCGGCAAGTTCTGGAGCGCCGTCGTCGCATTGCTGACCCTGCTCATGATCGTCGATGCCGAGCAGAACCGTGGGCGCGTCAGCTTCCGAAGGGCTGTCGAAGAGCTTGCACGGCGAAGCCTCTGGCTCGGCGTTGCCGTCATCGCGCTGGGCGTCATCTATCTGGGCCTGGGCTTCGGCCAGGGATTGATCCGAAACGCGCTCTGGCAATTCTACCAGGCGTCGCTGCTCCACCCATTGATCAAGAACCTGATCTTCTTCGTATTCATCTTCAGCTTTGCGATGCTGCGGCTGTGGGTGACGCTGCTGGTCCTGACCTGGGGATTGAAGCGATCGTACCTGCGTGGCTAGTTTAGAAATAAGCCGCCAGCCCGCCACCGGAACCCGAACCCAGACTGCTCTGGATCGACGCCGCCGAACGGTAGCTCGCAACGATCCTGTTGGCATAATCCTCGGTGAAGCCGAGAACGCTGCGCTCCTCGGGGCTCATTTTCGAATATTGCTGCAGCAGCGCCAGGCTGCTGGCCTTTATGCCGTCGCCGCCAAATGCGTTCACCAGGCTGCTTCGGGTGCGCTGGTTGAGTTCTGCTTTCGCAGCACCGGCCTCCTGCGCTGAGAATGACGCATCACGGTTCAACGCCATGGTCGCGAGGGTTCGGTTGTCGAAGTCGGTGAAATCCACTTGTTGCCCGGTCTGCCTGCCGCCGTCGAAGACCAGGTCCTTGCCGTTGTCCCTGGCGTTACCAGCCTGCGCGTCGAGCATCGCCCGCGCGTTGGTTGCCAGCGTGTCCGGACTTGAATCCGTGGCGGGCGAGGTTTGCGTTCGCGCCTTGTCGAGCAGCGCCCTCACCGGATCGGCGTCGTTGCCGGTGACGGGGGCCTTGCCGAAGCTTGCCCTGGCTGCCGCCAGGCCCTCCAGCACCGCCTGCTTTTGATCCTGCCAGGCCAACGTTGCCTTCTCGTCGCTGCCGGCCTGATCGAGATAATCCGACGCCGCGGCGTAAAGGCCTGCGTAGTCCCCGGTGTGCCGGGCAATCACGACATAGGGCGACATGGCGTCGTTGAAACGCGACTGCAACGTCCTGGTCGCGGCCGTCACCTCGTCCT includes:
- a CDS encoding transporter; the encoded protein is MVMVMASSSTAAVHADEGGVSYWLPGRFSSLAATPQVPGWSMAEVYYHTSVSAFGTAAAAREIHVGRIPATVNVDLNLRLNAQADLVFLNPTYTFATPVLGGQLAIGVIGLFGRSSADLAGTLTAAVGPLAVTRTGSFGDSITSIGDLYPQATLKWNAGVHNFMTYVTGDIPVGAYSPTRLANLGIGHAAIDAGGGYTYFNPQTGHEFSAVAGFTYNFKNQDTQYQNGIDFHIDWGASQFLSKQTFVGLVGYAYQQVSDDSGQHPALGGFRSRVLGIGPQVGFLFPVGDMQGYLNLKAYGEFAAENRPAGWNTWLTFSLSPMAPARTVPATRRLTTK
- a CDS encoding DUF1254 domain-containing protein; this translates as MNITRRSLAFGGMGLLAGAAATRSALAQDSFLGIGQGLEDFWLASDAYIFGYPLVTMEMTRRIITNVAEPVGTRGPMGQMIKLRQYPDASFRDVTAPNADTLYTTSFFDVGKEPWVLSIPDMKGRYFLMPMLDGWTTVFHVPGKRTTGTGAQTYAITGPGWKGTLPDGVKEYKSATNIVWLLGRIYCTGTPEDYAAVHKLQDECKLVPLSAYGKPYTPPPGKVDPSIDMKTAVREQVNRLDAVSYFKLLCELMKTNPPYAADAPQLAKFARIGIVPGQDFDESKLKADFLKRLPETSFDRIMLQFKINKAIHDENGFAFTTKTGIYGTDYLMRALVTAIGLGANRPQDAVYPTSQKDAEGHKYNGANKYVMRFPKGHLPPAEGFWSLTMYDSGYFFVNNPLNRYSISARESLKENPDGSTDLYIQKDSPGKDKESNWLPAPPGDFILMLRMYWPQETDPSIINGTWTVPAAKKVG
- a CDS encoding DUF2721 domain-containing protein → MLPDTPSISQLSLVISQAAAPAFLLGALAAFIAVLIARLNRIIDRSIYLNGIPDEDSVRCRLKADLPRLARRAAMMNRAIFWSVAASISISIVIVVGFVSAFFHIQHERGVAILFIVAVAAFTVSLVDFAREVRIALSEFDHYG
- a CDS encoding AraC family transcriptional regulator → MGTSHSEMLAELRLNIACRLLAESDKRLSDIAKSLAYTNASSFSRTFARLMKVQPVIYRQQQRARKHRMACQETRAIDR
- a CDS encoding helix-turn-helix transcriptional regulator, with product MTVIPLTRCQFLMPFADLHSNIGGPTASLLAKFQLPTSLEEKAHLFVPLLPAVQFAVAAQDKQGLSELAFRAAQLTSFEHLSEVTQTRVRHAPTLLVALQHACRLASLEDTTLHLWMEPCGENINICSRLIGTDGIPRLEISQWLQNMFAIHIVRQFAGANWSPRVIAFEANYAPGIEVQSFWPNTRFLSRQKASWIEVPLELVSLANPTNDILQTPSRNEPQPIGTDIVSVLKLALPAYLDEGGLSIMQAAEMVGLSVRSLQRKLSLAGMTYAGLIERARFNNAIRLLGHTEIKIIDIAFSSGYGDPAHFARAFRRISGCTPREFRVRSRSGQVEINRTVAPSNDDRL
- a CDS encoding biotin/lipoyl-binding protein; its protein translation is MLIILTLYVVVVWLVFSKLQLAKWSWGTGTVAVLIGAFILAVFLAMFNYLTPSGSFIVISRVLEVTPNVSGQVVEIPVKPNEPVRAGAVLFRIDPAPFQYKASQLEASLAQAQQQVRQLAANYEQATANVEGLAKQLAYHTQRLADYRKLVGEQAQTEFRVQDTQVQYETVEFQLQAAKAAQLNARLAMQSEIGGVNTTVAQIQAQLDNAKWELDQTTIRAPSDGTVTVMALTVGDRALQARSVMSFIVANEIAIVGMFSPNGFRTIKPGARVKLVFDDDPGRIHEAAIAEIPQGVGQGQIATSGTLARVGSIGGVKAYPAVISIPKDIDRSQLRLGMPGTATVFAENAGVIGLLMSILVWISSYTAYL